A stretch of the Gammaproteobacteria bacterium genome encodes the following:
- a CDS encoding ABC transporter ATP-binding protein has protein sequence MRLYLRILRYLGPYVAVFLGAVAASILFAAFDAFSMVLLIPFLSVLMTPEAGASSGVGDGMLGRLLDATAGRFVAGASGPQEAVQALILLILAVFAVKNVFDFLKTWLAARVEQGVTRDLRNQVHDHLLELDLVFFGRTRIGQIVSRLTHDVELVRTLFTREFMRGISAAFEVVAVVVLMVAVSPSLTLLSVAVLPGMVVIWGPMLKKLRREDGRVLDQAAEVNARIQETFSGIRLVKGSAAEDYERGRFHALTGRYFRTFLRTERVRALAAPVTEMVAALGTIVILWYGTRLVLVQGDLTGPAFMGFVALSTKLYRPVKYLSRLPAMIQPALVGGRRLFEYLDAPAAIRDRPDALPFPGLEREIVFDRVGFGYREGSPVLEDVSLVVERGAMVAVVGPSGAGKSTLVDLLSLFFEVTSGRILIDGTDIRRFRLRSLRAMMGIVSQETVLFHDTVRANIAYGLPGAGAGEVEEAARAAGAHEFIEALPGGYDTVVGERGAELSGGQRQRLAIARAILRDPPILILDEATSSLDTASERRVQRALDRLSEGRTVFVIAHRLSTVQRAHAIFVLDGGRIVEVGDHDQLMRAGGLYCRLHEMQSGSPAGGHRIPEVAAARG, from the coding sequence TTGAGGCTGTATCTCCGCATCCTGCGGTATCTGGGTCCCTACGTCGCGGTGTTCCTGGGGGCCGTGGCCGCGAGCATCCTGTTCGCCGCCTTCGACGCCTTCTCGATGGTGCTCCTGATCCCGTTCCTGAGCGTCCTGATGACGCCGGAGGCAGGTGCCTCGAGCGGGGTCGGCGACGGGATGCTGGGCCGGCTGCTGGACGCCACCGCGGGCCGCTTCGTCGCCGGCGCGTCGGGACCGCAGGAGGCGGTTCAGGCGCTCATCCTGCTGATCCTCGCCGTGTTCGCAGTCAAGAACGTCTTCGACTTCCTGAAGACCTGGCTGGCGGCGCGCGTGGAGCAGGGGGTGACCCGCGACCTGCGCAACCAGGTGCACGATCACCTGCTCGAGCTCGACCTGGTCTTCTTCGGACGAACGCGCATCGGGCAGATCGTCTCCCGGCTGACCCACGACGTCGAGCTGGTGCGGACCCTGTTTACGCGCGAGTTCATGCGCGGCATCTCGGCCGCCTTCGAGGTGGTAGCCGTTGTGGTGCTCATGGTGGCGGTGTCGCCTTCGCTGACGCTGCTCTCGGTCGCCGTGCTGCCGGGCATGGTGGTCATCTGGGGGCCGATGCTGAAGAAGCTGCGCCGGGAGGACGGCCGCGTGCTCGACCAGGCCGCCGAGGTGAACGCCCGGATCCAGGAGACCTTTTCGGGAATCCGTCTGGTGAAGGGGTCCGCGGCCGAGGACTACGAACGCGGGCGCTTTCATGCCCTTACCGGACGATACTTCCGCACCTTCCTGCGCACGGAGCGGGTGCGCGCCCTGGCGGCCCCCGTGACCGAAATGGTGGCGGCGCTCGGCACCATCGTCATCCTCTGGTACGGCACGCGGCTGGTCCTCGTGCAGGGCGACCTCACCGGGCCGGCGTTCATGGGTTTCGTCGCGCTGAGCACGAAGCTCTACAGGCCGGTCAAGTACCTGAGCAGGCTGCCCGCCATGATCCAGCCCGCCCTGGTGGGAGGCCGCAGGCTGTTCGAGTACCTGGACGCGCCAGCGGCCATTCGCGACCGGCCGGACGCGCTGCCGTTCCCGGGCCTGGAGCGCGAGATCGTGTTCGACCGGGTAGGGTTCGGCTACCGCGAGGGAAGCCCCGTGCTGGAGGATGTTTCGCTTGTGGTAGAGCGCGGAGCCATGGTGGCCGTGGTGGGGCCGAGCGGGGCCGGGAAGAGCACCCTGGTGGATCTGCTCAGCCTGTTCTTCGAGGTCACCTCGGGGAGGATCCTGATCGACGGCACGGACATCCGGCGGTTCCGGCTGCGCAGTCTGCGGGCGATGATGGGCATCGTTTCGCAGGAGACCGTGCTCTTCCACGACACCGTGCGCGCCAACATCGCCTACGGGTTGCCCGGGGCCGGGGCGGGGGAGGTGGAGGAGGCGGCGCGCGCGGCGGGTGCGCACGAATTCATCGAGGCGCTGCCCGGGGGCTACGACACCGTGGTCGGCGAGCGCGGCGCCGAACTCTCCGGCGGACAGCGCCAGAGGCTCGCGATCGCGCGCGCCATCCTGCGCGATCCTCCGATCCTGATCCTCGACGAGGCCACCAGTTCGCTCGACACCGCGTCGGAACGCCGCGTGCAGCGCGCCCTGGACCGGCTCAGCGAAGGACGAACCGTGTTCGTAATCGCGCACCGTCTGTCCACCGTTCAGCGCGCGCACGCGATCTTCGTGCTGGACGGGGGCCGGATCGTCGAAGTCGGGGATCACGACCAGCTCATGCGCGCGGGAGGGCTGTACTGCCGGCTCCACGAGATGCAGAGCGGGTCGCCGGCGGGCGGGCACCGTATTCCGGAAGTGGCCGCGGCGCGGGGTTGA
- a CDS encoding lysophospholipid acyltransferase family protein translates to MGASEGQRVRVRHRVEYAVFRMAAGCARLLPGRWVQGLGAVAGWLAGSVLGIRRRVTAENLARAFPERSSAWRARVARESYRHLGRTAATTFRLARLTSAEILALSRVEGRELLAEPVARGEGAILVTGHIGNWEVGGGALACRGLPLDVVVRPQNNPLFDRALVRARRRLGMNVVSRNDTVHVLLRSLRKGRVVVLLADQNAHARGLPVEFFGEPASTARGAALLSLRSGAPLVLGVALHHPAAPVPHHLVLEQVSVSPSGVSARDVEALTRAHVAALERWVRRYPGQYLWQHRRWSRPRASGRPPEPSPRGQV, encoded by the coding sequence ATGGGGGCGTCTGAGGGACAGCGCGTGCGTGTCCGACACCGGGTCGAATACGCGGTCTTCCGCATGGCCGCCGGGTGTGCGCGGCTGCTTCCGGGACGGTGGGTCCAGGGCCTGGGGGCGGTGGCGGGATGGCTGGCCGGCAGCGTGCTGGGCATCCGCCGCCGGGTCACCGCGGAGAACCTGGCGCGCGCCTTTCCGGAGCGCTCGTCCGCCTGGCGGGCCCGGGTGGCGCGGGAGAGCTACCGCCATCTGGGACGCACCGCGGCCACCACCTTCCGGCTCGCGCGCCTGACGAGCGCCGAGATCCTCGCGCTCTCCCGGGTGGAGGGGCGGGAGCTGCTGGCGGAGCCGGTGGCGCGCGGCGAGGGCGCCATCCTGGTGACCGGCCACATCGGCAACTGGGAGGTGGGGGGCGGGGCGCTGGCTTGCCGCGGCCTTCCGCTGGACGTGGTGGTGCGCCCCCAGAACAACCCGCTCTTCGACCGTGCACTGGTGCGGGCCCGCCGCCGGCTGGGCATGAACGTGGTCTCGCGCAACGACACGGTACACGTCCTGCTCCGCTCGCTCCGCAAAGGCCGCGTCGTCGTGCTGCTCGCCGACCAGAATGCCCACGCGCGCGGCCTGCCGGTGGAATTCTTCGGAGAGCCGGCCTCGACCGCCCGTGGCGCGGCCCTCCTCTCACTGCGCAGCGGCGCACCCCTGGTGCTGGGTGTCGCCCTCCATCATCCGGCGGCCCCCGTTCCCCATCATCTCGTTCTGGAACAGGTCTCGGTTTCACCGAGCGGCGTGTCGGCCCGCGACGTGGAAGCGCTGACGCGCGCGCACGTCGCCGCGCTCGAGCGCTGGGTGCGGCGCTATCCGGGCCAGTATCTCTGGCAACACCGGCGGTGGTCCCGCCCGCGAGCCTCCGGCCGGCCGCCGGAACCGTCCCCGCGCGGTCAGGTATAA
- a CDS encoding glycosyltransferase family 2 protein, with protein sequence MVYICIPARNEENTIGVLLWKIRQVMAGFGRDYEILVLDDGSSDDTRSLLSSYRRVVPLVILYGKKRLGYAGATEELLRHAARRAEYPKRDVAVTLQADFSDDPAGIVPLLKTIEGGTDVVSVAYAGEPPGLTRSARLTRWVGRHWLRRALRSAPVSDPFGGFRAYRIVVLRKMFGEAGEEGLGLGEGWAGNLELLGRALPHARAVAEAVVEAPRNRRVRGSRFRAWRTLRGLGRARGRITFAAAQGS encoded by the coding sequence TTGGTCTATATCTGCATACCTGCCCGCAACGAAGAGAACACCATCGGCGTGCTTCTCTGGAAGATCCGTCAGGTCATGGCCGGCTTCGGCCGCGACTACGAGATTCTCGTTCTCGACGACGGCTCCAGCGACGATACGCGCTCGCTGCTGTCGAGCTATCGGCGCGTTGTGCCGCTCGTGATCCTGTACGGCAAGAAGCGATTGGGGTATGCGGGGGCGACGGAAGAGCTGCTGCGCCACGCCGCGCGCCGGGCCGAGTATCCGAAGCGGGATGTGGCCGTGACCCTTCAGGCCGATTTCAGCGACGACCCCGCGGGCATCGTACCCCTCCTGAAGACCATCGAAGGGGGTACGGATGTCGTGAGCGTAGCCTACGCCGGGGAGCCGCCCGGACTGACCCGGTCCGCCCGCCTTACCCGCTGGGTCGGGCGCCACTGGCTGCGAAGGGCGCTCCGCTCGGCGCCGGTGTCGGATCCGTTCGGGGGCTTCCGGGCATATCGCATCGTGGTCCTCCGGAAGATGTTTGGCGAAGCCGGAGAGGAGGGGCTGGGGCTCGGAGAGGGCTGGGCCGGCAACCTGGAGCTGCTCGGGCGTGCGCTTCCCCATGCCCGCGCGGTCGCCGAGGCCGTGGTCGAGGCGCCCCGCAACCGGCGGGTGCGGGGTTCGCGTTTCAGGGCGTGGCGCACGCTGAGGGGCCTGGGCCGCGCGCGCGGACGGATAACCTTTGCCGCCGCGCAGGGATCATGA
- a CDS encoding DUF3108 domain-containing protein, which translates to MRRPIGLAFALSLAAVSPAEARAQAQAPWMRPAEPIAAPVPFEVGEFLEYKVKLGILDAGEGSLEVAAIEAVRGTPAYRAVMRIDGGILFARVRDVFQTWFDTRTLTSLRFIQDQNEVGSKRYRHYEMFPERGVWERRDDEEVGDLPTSLPLDDISFVYFIRTLPLEVGDVYTFNRYFKDTGNPVVIRVLRKEEKEVPAGIFKTIVVQPIIRTRGLFGQGGRAELYFSDDDRRALVYMRSSIPIVGSLTLHLTNPPAWQPQPGDTTGMTPP; encoded by the coding sequence ATGAGACGCCCGATCGGTCTCGCGTTCGCGCTGAGCCTCGCCGCCGTCTCGCCGGCCGAGGCCCGCGCGCAGGCGCAGGCGCCCTGGATGAGGCCGGCGGAACCCATCGCGGCCCCCGTGCCGTTCGAGGTGGGCGAGTTCCTGGAATACAAGGTCAAGCTGGGAATCCTCGACGCCGGCGAAGGATCGCTGGAGGTTGCCGCCATCGAAGCGGTGCGGGGAACCCCGGCCTACCGTGCCGTCATGAGGATAGACGGCGGCATACTGTTTGCGCGCGTGCGCGACGTGTTCCAGACCTGGTTCGACACCCGCACGCTGACCAGCCTTCGCTTCATCCAGGACCAGAACGAAGTCGGATCGAAGCGCTATCGGCACTACGAGATGTTCCCGGAGCGCGGGGTCTGGGAACGCAGGGACGACGAAGAGGTGGGCGACCTGCCCACATCCCTGCCCCTCGACGACATCTCCTTCGTCTACTTCATCCGCACCCTGCCGCTGGAGGTGGGCGACGTCTACACCTTCAACAGGTACTTCAAGGACACGGGCAATCCGGTAGTCATACGGGTGCTGCGCAAGGAAGAGAAGGAGGTCCCCGCGGGCATCTTCAAGACCATCGTGGTGCAGCCGATCATCCGCACCCGGGGCCTCTTCGGCCAGGGCGGCAGGGCCGAACTGTACTTCAGCGACGACGACCGCCGGGCGCTCGTGTACATGAGGTCGAGCATCCCGATCGTCGGCAGCCTCACCCTGCACCTCACCAACCCGCCCGCCTGGCAACCCCAGCCCGGCGACACCACGGGCATGACGCCGCCGTAG
- a CDS encoding ribbon-helix-helix protein, CopG family, whose protein sequence is MATRTVRLGREGETTLADLRDRTGLSISEVIRQALRTLAAELDREATSRPYDVFRKIPLPRSGGYALAPAFRAKQAVVLVIRRRHAS, encoded by the coding sequence ATGGCAACTCGGACGGTGCGTCTCGGACGGGAAGGGGAGACAACCCTGGCCGATCTGCGGGACCGGACCGGCCTGTCCATTTCGGAGGTGATCCGGCAGGCGCTGCGCACCCTGGCGGCGGAGCTGGACAGGGAAGCCACCTCGCGCCCGTACGACGTCTTCCGGAAGATCCCCCTGCCGCGGTCGGGCGGGTATGCTCTGGCGCCCGCCTTCCGCGCCAAGCAGGCGGTGGTGCTCGTGATCCGGCGGAGGCACGCATCGTGA
- a CDS encoding PIN domain-containing protein — MILVDTGPLVALFTPTDDYHRHCVAILESLNEELVTTAPVLTEAFHLLRPGSQGPPRLMEFVRQGGLRVLPMDGECLLRGFQLMDRYADMAMDFADASIVATAEGHRIHRVFTLDRRRFASYRVKRGHRRVPLSFAEPPG; from the coding sequence GTGATTCTGGTCGATACCGGACCGCTGGTGGCCCTGTTCACTCCCACCGATGACTACCACCGTCACTGCGTCGCGATTCTGGAGTCGCTGAACGAGGAGCTGGTGACCACGGCGCCGGTGCTGACCGAGGCGTTCCATCTGCTGCGCCCGGGGAGTCAGGGTCCGCCCAGGCTCATGGAGTTCGTGCGGCAGGGCGGGCTCCGGGTTCTGCCGATGGACGGCGAATGCCTGCTGCGCGGCTTCCAGCTCATGGACCGGTACGCGGACATGGCGATGGACTTTGCCGACGCCTCCATCGTGGCCACGGCGGAGGGCCACAGGATCCACAGGGTGTTCACCCTGGACAGACGGCGCTTCGCGTCCTACCGCGTGAAGCGCGGCCACCGGCGCGTCCCTCTTTCGTTCGCGGAGCCACCCGGATAA
- a CDS encoding stage II sporulation protein M, which translates to MSEKPPTGRRLRLETPEHVRLDYELADVGSRLAALLIDMAIIVGGLILLAMASALLRRGGLSLGESLAASVVVLGFFVLQWGYFLLFELLRDGQTPGKRALRLRVLHSSGQPLSVRGSVIRNVLRIVDFQPAVTGVLGGGVIMLTGRSQRLGDLAADTIVVRDGGADEVAWPEASAAPAAGRPLLSAEQFELLTNYRRRRADLAPEALHSVASAVLQAIRPAVEGHSLLGTVSADEFLVRLHDEEEPRRAAAGGVWGLQAAALVREQRQEWARYGELLRESRRGGLARLPETELRTFGRLYRGMTADLARARTYGAPASVLRSLERWAGAGHNLLYRVTGESIVSVRRWMASGFPKAVRTYHRPILLAVLLLFGPMGISFGLVRSNPVLARYMTSSAMLERAESTPAGDIDAEYVDIPGTLMPLASTSLITNNVQVALLAFAGGVLAGSLTVLLLVFNGVHLGTVLGLYANEGLLGVILAFVFPHGFMELTAICLAGGAGLWLGSAVLAPGRRTRRAALQARGREALSLLAGVVGLLVVAGVVEGFYSPSGLPASAKFAFGGATAVLLAVYFALGGRREANRA; encoded by the coding sequence GTGTCGGAGAAGCCGCCAACGGGGCGCCGGCTCCGGCTGGAGACCCCCGAGCACGTCCGGCTGGACTACGAGCTGGCCGACGTGGGCTCGCGCCTGGCTGCTCTGCTGATCGACATGGCGATCATCGTGGGCGGCCTGATCCTGCTCGCGATGGCCAGCGCGCTGCTGCGGCGGGGCGGATTGTCCCTGGGCGAGAGTCTGGCGGCGAGCGTCGTGGTGCTCGGTTTCTTTGTGCTGCAATGGGGATACTTCCTGCTGTTCGAGTTGCTGCGCGACGGCCAGACGCCCGGAAAGCGCGCCCTCCGCCTGCGGGTGCTCCACTCGAGCGGCCAACCTCTCTCGGTGCGCGGCTCGGTGATCCGCAACGTGCTGCGCATCGTCGACTTCCAGCCGGCGGTGACGGGTGTGCTGGGCGGGGGAGTGATCATGCTCACCGGCAGGTCCCAGCGACTGGGCGACCTGGCCGCCGACACCATCGTGGTGCGCGACGGTGGCGCGGACGAAGTGGCCTGGCCCGAAGCCTCGGCCGCCCCGGCGGCCGGCCGACCGCTGCTCTCGGCCGAGCAGTTCGAGCTCCTGACCAACTATCGCCGCCGGCGCGCGGACCTGGCGCCCGAGGCGCTGCACTCGGTCGCGAGCGCGGTGTTGCAGGCGATCCGCCCGGCCGTGGAGGGCCATTCCCTTCTCGGAACGGTGTCGGCCGACGAGTTCCTGGTGCGGCTGCACGACGAGGAGGAGCCGCGCCGGGCGGCGGCGGGCGGTGTGTGGGGACTGCAGGCCGCCGCCCTGGTGCGGGAGCAGCGGCAGGAATGGGCCAGGTACGGCGAACTCCTGCGCGAGAGTCGCAGGGGCGGACTCGCGCGGCTTCCCGAAACGGAGCTCAGGACCTTCGGGCGTCTGTATCGCGGGATGACCGCCGACCTGGCGCGCGCCCGCACCTACGGCGCTCCCGCGTCGGTGCTGCGCAGCCTGGAACGCTGGGCCGGAGCTGGCCACAATCTCCTCTACCGGGTGACCGGGGAGTCCATCGTGTCGGTGCGCCGCTGGATGGCATCCGGTTTTCCGAAGGCGGTGAGGACGTATCACCGGCCCATCCTGCTTGCGGTCCTGCTCCTCTTCGGCCCCATGGGCATCTCGTTCGGCCTGGTGCGATCGAATCCGGTCCTGGCCCGCTACATGACTTCGTCGGCCATGCTGGAGCGGGCGGAGTCGACCCCGGCGGGAGACATCGACGCCGAATACGTCGACATCCCGGGCACGCTCATGCCGCTGGCCTCCACGAGTCTCATCACCAACAACGTGCAGGTTGCCCTGCTGGCTTTCGCGGGCGGGGTTCTGGCGGGATCGCTGACCGTGCTGCTGCTGGTGTTCAACGGCGTGCACCTGGGCACCGTGCTGGGGCTGTACGCAAACGAGGGGCTGCTGGGGGTCATTCTCGCGTTCGTGTTCCCGCACGGCTTCATGGAGCTCACCGCCATCTGCCTGGCGGGCGGCGCCGGGCTCTGGCTCGGATCCGCCGTCCTGGCGCCGGGTCGCCGCACGCGCCGGGCGGCGCTGCAGGCGCGAGGCCGGGAAGCGCTCTCGCTCCTGGCGGGCGTCGTCGGACTGCTCGTTGTCGCGGGGGTCGTCGAGGGCTTCTATTCCCCGTCCGGCCTGCCGGCGTCCGCGAAGTTCGCGTTCGGTGGAGCGACGGCGGTCTTGCTGGCGGTCTATTTCGCCCTGGGCGGGCGGAGGGAGGCGAATCGGGCGTAG
- a CDS encoding DUF58 domain-containing protein, whose product MIRAVPSRRALWLLALASPLLAVSVPVALLVDLVIGGLILLDARRTQAPEARRRAPEVASLGTFWEVVVTVANPTPRAVRVMFTDDIDARFERRGARRSDDDWNAGVRLAVPPGGSVSRSYRMRPRGRGFLELGDMHLRALGPLGLAWTRVTVSATDVVRVQPGIRDFLRDRKHSLRRPLHEMGPRRTRMRAEGTEFESLREYVKGDDPRTIDWKASARRRHFLVRNYQAERGQHLVLAIDAGRHMRETILDRERADIALAASMLLASRAQAYGDRLGVMVFDDRIRHLSAPRRVNLPRLAETLTGVETRLVEPNYPLAMATLGRTFSKRSLVVLFSDVIDETVSRALVRSLGRIARAHLPLAVTIGNPGLAEAAGQLVRTDADAFRRAAAAELVQARALALQAMRRSGILVVDVPPAETLAATLDKYMEVKERGLL is encoded by the coding sequence ATGATCCGCGCTGTCCCGAGCCGGCGCGCCCTCTGGCTGCTCGCGCTGGCTTCGCCGCTGCTGGCGGTGTCGGTTCCGGTCGCGCTGCTGGTCGATCTGGTCATCGGGGGGCTGATCCTGCTGGACGCACGCCGGACGCAGGCCCCCGAAGCGAGGCGGCGGGCTCCCGAGGTGGCCTCCCTGGGCACGTTCTGGGAAGTGGTCGTCACGGTCGCCAACCCCACTCCGCGCGCCGTCCGCGTGATGTTCACCGACGACATCGACGCGAGGTTCGAGCGCCGTGGCGCCCGGCGGAGCGACGACGACTGGAACGCGGGCGTGCGACTGGCAGTGCCCCCCGGGGGATCGGTCTCGCGCTCCTACCGGATGCGGCCGCGTGGGCGTGGCTTTCTCGAGCTCGGCGACATGCATCTGCGTGCGCTGGGCCCGCTCGGACTCGCATGGACGCGTGTCACGGTCTCGGCCACCGACGTGGTGCGCGTACAGCCGGGCATTCGCGACTTCCTGCGCGACAGGAAGCACAGCCTTCGCCGCCCGCTCCACGAGATGGGACCCCGCCGCACGCGCATGCGCGCGGAGGGGACCGAATTCGAGAGCCTGCGAGAGTACGTGAAGGGGGACGATCCGCGCACCATCGACTGGAAGGCCTCCGCCCGGCGCCGGCACTTCCTGGTGCGCAACTACCAGGCGGAGCGCGGACAGCACCTCGTCCTCGCCATCGACGCGGGCCGTCACATGCGCGAGACCATCCTCGACCGGGAGCGGGCCGACATCGCGCTGGCCGCGAGCATGCTGCTGGCCAGCCGCGCGCAGGCCTACGGGGATCGCCTCGGCGTGATGGTCTTCGACGACCGTATCCGCCACCTGTCGGCGCCGAGGCGCGTGAACCTTCCGCGGCTTGCGGAGACGCTCACCGGGGTCGAGACGCGCCTGGTGGAGCCCAACTACCCCCTCGCCATGGCGACGCTGGGGCGAACCTTCAGCAAGCGTTCGCTGGTGGTGCTCTTCTCCGACGTGATCGACGAGACGGTGTCGCGGGCCCTGGTTCGCTCGCTGGGCCGGATCGCGCGCGCGCACCTCCCGCTCGCCGTGACCATCGGCAACCCGGGGCTGGCGGAAGCCGCCGGCCAGTTGGTCAGAACCGACGCCGACGCGTTCCGCCGGGCGGCCGCCGCCGAACTGGTGCAGGCGCGTGCCCTGGCGCTCCAGGCCATGCGGCGTTCCGGAATCCTCGTGGTGGACGTCCCGCCCGCCGAGACGCTCGCGGCCACGCTCGACAAGTACATGGAGGTGAAGGAACGGGGATTGCTGTAG
- a CDS encoding MoxR family ATPase, producing MNSPDPALRLLAALDQIVLGQATMLRQMTITLLARGHALVEGVPGTAKTLAVRALAGGLSLDFGRVQFTPDLMPTDLTGVNVLDGSGRDFTWRPGPVFADLLLADEINRAPAKTQAALLESMEERQVTVDGVTRPLPEAFTVFATQNPVEYEGTYPLPEAQVDRFLMKISVDYPPEEAERRILDRHDAGFRADDQATYPLGEPVSREELLAMRDTVNRMHVDERIRRYITDIVRATRGESVFALGASPRAGVALLQAAKAEAWLSGRDFAIPDDVKALAFPVLRHRVVLTPEAEVEGRSSDDEVAALLETLEAPR from the coding sequence ATGAATTCGCCGGATCCGGCGCTTCGCCTGCTCGCCGCCCTCGACCAGATCGTGCTCGGCCAGGCCACCATGCTCAGGCAGATGACGATCACCCTCCTCGCCCGCGGACACGCGCTCGTCGAAGGCGTCCCGGGAACGGCGAAGACCCTGGCGGTGCGCGCGCTCGCCGGCGGGCTGAGCCTGGACTTCGGCCGGGTGCAGTTCACCCCGGACCTGATGCCCACCGATCTCACGGGAGTGAACGTCCTCGACGGCTCCGGACGCGACTTTACCTGGCGGCCGGGGCCCGTCTTCGCCGATCTGCTGCTGGCCGACGAGATCAACCGGGCGCCCGCCAAGACCCAGGCCGCGCTGCTCGAGTCGATGGAGGAGCGGCAGGTCACGGTGGATGGGGTAACGCGTCCGCTTCCGGAGGCCTTCACGGTGTTCGCCACCCAGAACCCGGTCGAATACGAAGGCACCTACCCGCTGCCGGAAGCGCAGGTGGACCGCTTCCTGATGAAGATCTCGGTGGACTATCCCCCGGAGGAAGCGGAGCGCCGCATCCTCGACCGCCACGACGCCGGCTTCCGGGCGGACGACCAGGCCACCTATCCACTGGGCGAGCCGGTGTCGCGGGAGGAGCTGCTGGCGATGCGGGACACCGTGAACCGCATGCACGTGGACGAGCGCATCCGCCGCTACATCACCGACATCGTGCGTGCGACGCGCGGGGAATCGGTCTTCGCGCTGGGGGCGAGCCCGCGCGCCGGCGTGGCCCTGCTTCAGGCGGCCAAGGCCGAGGCCTGGCTCAGCGGCCGGGACTTCGCCATTCCCGACGACGTAAAGGCGCTGGCCTTCCCGGTCCTCCGCCACCGGGTGGTCCTCACCCCCGAAGCGGAGGTGGAGGGACGATCCTCCGACGACGAGGTGGCGGCTTTGCTCGAGACGCTGGAAGCGCCACGGTAG
- a CDS encoding DUF4350 domain-containing protein, producing the protein MTSEQARPRAGTTGRGDRRPRGSTSPGAGWGVLAAIAVVTLLLVVTAFALRPSGSSARDVRRSALRATPDGVAALYRSIARLGTRTATRVTPLVDAEPLRGTLVMLQPVRRPSPREVHELLEWVRDGGTLIHAPRPASPILDSLGLVRRTLLEDGDSAEASGTSPGAEFDDGPLWSGDHPLTEGLPVARAARYAIAPDTASAENEEEDEADADEEPGPDPVPHHPLLLSAPDSAGHRWAVAVSIPLREGRIVSFADAAPLSNRFADEAPLAVLAVRAAIAWTSPGDSVFFDEFSQGLGASRSPARATVDFLVGTPAGRASLHLGVVVLLAFFCAGLRFGAPLAPAGGPGRSALEHVTALAAVYESAQARETAAVLMLGRLARAAHLPPPHDLRDAERLLERLEKRTARPRALRLIRRGLEASPLDLVRVAQGIDNHTQGRIPA; encoded by the coding sequence GTGACCTCGGAACAGGCTCGGCCGCGCGCCGGGACGACCGGGCGCGGTGACCGGCGGCCGCGAGGGTCCACTTCTCCCGGCGCCGGCTGGGGAGTTCTGGCCGCGATCGCGGTTGTCACGCTACTCCTCGTGGTGACGGCGTTCGCGCTGCGCCCCTCGGGCTCCTCGGCCCGAGACGTCCGCCGCAGCGCGCTGCGCGCCACGCCCGACGGGGTCGCGGCGCTGTACCGGTCGATCGCGCGCCTGGGAACTCGCACCGCGACCCGGGTGACGCCGCTCGTCGACGCCGAGCCCCTGCGCGGGACCCTGGTGATGCTGCAACCGGTGCGGCGCCCGAGCCCGCGCGAGGTCCACGAGCTGCTGGAGTGGGTGCGGGACGGGGGCACCCTGATCCACGCCCCTCGGCCCGCGTCGCCCATCCTGGACTCGCTCGGACTGGTCCGGCGCACGCTCCTGGAAGACGGCGACTCCGCGGAGGCATCGGGCACGTCGCCGGGTGCGGAGTTCGACGACGGCCCGCTTTGGAGCGGGGATCACCCCCTCACCGAAGGGTTGCCGGTGGCCCGCGCAGCGCGCTACGCCATCGCGCCCGACACCGCCTCTGCGGAGAACGAAGAAGAGGACGAGGCGGACGCGGACGAAGAGCCAGGGCCCGATCCCGTGCCCCATCATCCCCTGCTCCTTTCCGCCCCCGACTCGGCCGGCCATCGCTGGGCGGTCGCTGTCTCGATTCCGCTGCGCGAGGGGCGCATCGTCAGCTTCGCCGACGCCGCTCCCCTGTCCAATCGCTTCGCCGACGAGGCGCCTCTGGCCGTTCTGGCGGTGCGCGCGGCCATCGCCTGGACGAGCCCGGGGGATTCCGTCTTCTTCGACGAGTTCAGCCAGGGACTGGGGGCGTCCCGCTCCCCCGCGCGCGCCACCGTGGACTTCCTCGTCGGCACGCCCGCCGGCAGGGCGTCGCTTCACCTGGGCGTGGTCGTTCTTCTGGCGTTCTTCTGCGCCGGACTCCGCTTCGGCGCTCCGCTGGCCCCGGCCGGCGGCCCCGGGCGGTCCGCGCTGGAACACGTGACGGCCCTGGCAGCGGTGTACGAGAGCGCGCAGGCCCGGGAGACTGCGGCAGTTCTGATGCTCGGACGGCTTGCGCGCGCCGCGCATCTCCCGCCTCCCCATGACCTGCGGGACGCCGAGCGTCTGCTGGAGCGACTGGAGAAGCGGACCGCGCGCCCCCGCGCACTCAGGCTCATCCGCCGGGGCCTCGAGGCCAGTCCCCTGGACCTTGTTCGGGTCGCGCAGGGCATCGACAACCACACCCAAGGGAGGATCCCCGCATGA